The region AGTGACTGGTCGTTCGACCCCGACGAACTTGCCGGGACTGCAACCCTCAATCAGGGGTTCCAGTGGTCCGACGGCGAATCGCTCGATGCCGAGGGCGTCGCCTGGTGGTTCAACTACCTGATGGAGAACGAGGGGCACCGCTACGAGTCCAACACCAATCAGATAGGCTCCATCGAGGCCACCGGCGAGTACGAACTCTATTTCGAACTCAAGTCCTCGACGGCTGCGGTGTTCACCCCCGAAACCGGTGTCTTCGCAGTTCCCATCCTGCCCGCCCATGTCTGGAAAAACATCGACGACTACACCCAGTACTCTCCCGACGAACTGATCGGAGCACAGGGGTTCCAGTGGGCTGATTCCTCTCCGGGAAACTGGTACGAGCTTGAGTCCAACCCCGATCTGCTGCCCGACGATATTCACGAAGGCCCCTATGTGGACAACCTTCGGTTCCGCGTCTTCGGGGATATGACGACGATGGTCGAGGAGCTTCGACAGGGTAACGTCGACCTCACCTACCAGTCTATCGCACCCAACCGGGCGTTCCAGTTGCAGGACACTGACTCGGTTCGCGTGTGGAACTCCCGGGCGCGTGGCTACAACTACATCGCCCACAACATGCGCCGGGTGCCGCTCGACGACAAGCCGTTCAGACAGAGTCTCGGCTTCGTCTACCCGTTCAACTACCTCCAGAACCAGCTCCGCCGTGGCCTGACCGAGACTGGCGACTACGTCGCCGCGAAGGTGTATGAACCGTGGCGGCCCGACAGCTTTGACGTGCCAATCGAGCACGGCCCCTACAAGACTGATGACGGACAACTCGACGTGGAACAGACCCGTGAGTTCCTGCGCAACGCCAACGGCGAGCACGAGTACACGTTCGGCCCCGTTGAGTCCGACCAGATCACCGGGGATCAAGAGATCCGTGTTGACGGCCAGCTACTGACGGAAGCCCACACCGACAACGACGGCAACGCCGGCCAAGGCCCCATTAGTATCGTCATCACGCCACCGAGCACTGCACCAGTAGAGGCACGTGCCGGCGCCCGCTTCGTCGAGAACCTCAACGAGATCGGTATTCCCGCCGAAACCCAGCCGGTGGCCGAAGGGTCACAGAACACCCTCATCTGGGTGCAGGAGGACTTCGACATGTGGTCCTCGGGTTGGATCTGGATGCCCAAGCCCCACATGTACATGGGGTTCTGGCTCACCAGCGGGAGCGCGGATACCGACTCAAGCAGCGACAACGTCAACCTCAACCCAATGGGGTACACGAACGCCGACGACCTGATTCAGCAGGTCCAGACGACGTTCGACCCGGATGCCCAGAAGCAGGCCACACAGGAAGCGCTTGCCCGGGTGTACGAGGACCAGCCCGTCCTCGTGACGGAGTACCCCAACCGCCTACACGCCTCTTCGAACCAGTTCACCGGCTGGGTGAAGGTTCCCGGCGGCATCACTCAGAACCCGTGGACGTACCTCAACGTCCATCAGGCCTGATCTCTCTCCTCCCCATTCTTCATGGTTCGAATTACGGGACGTTATCTCCTCCGCCGAGTCGCCATCAGCGTCGTGACGATCTATGCGCTCGCGACGCTGCTGTTCGCACTAATGCACGCCATGCCTGGAAGCCCCATCGACTCCCTCATCGGGCCCGGCATGTCGAGCGAACAGATACAGAACATCGAGCAACGTTTCGGGCTGGACAAACCAATCTGGTTGCAGTACATCAACTTCATCAGCTCAGTCACGCTGTTCGACTTCGGTTACTCCGTCCAGACGCTTGAGCCGGTCCGCAACCGACTGGTCGAACGGCTCGTCCCCACGCTGGTACTGTTCGCGCCCGCGTTCATGATGCAGTACTCCATGGGAACTGTAATCGGGACGTATCTCGGTTGGAACCGCGGGACGAAGGCCGACCTCGCCGGGTTCACGACGGGGCTGTTCATGTACTCTATCCCGTTTTTCTGGCTGGCGTGGATCCTCATCGGAGTGTTCTCCTACGATTTGGGCTGGTTTCCTAGCGGCTCGATGGTGCCGCCATACACCACGAGCTTCGCGTGGCTGGAGGCGGTGGTCCAACTCCTATTGCACATGACCCTCCCGATACTCTCGCTGGCGTTAGTAGGCTGGGCGGGGCCCATGCTCATCATGCGGACGACGATGCAGGACGTGGTGGACGCGGATTTCGTCGATTTCGCCCGCGCACAGGGCTACAGCGAGCCGACCGTGATGAGCCGCTTCGGCGCCCGGAACGCGCTCATCCCGGTCGTCACGCAGGGGATCATCGGCATCGCGTTCATGATCGACGGCTCGGTCATCGTGGAGACAGTGTTCTCCTGGCCAGGCATCGGCCAACTGCTCGTGAACGCCATCTTCGCCAAGGACCTGCCGACAGCGCTGGCAGCGTTCTACACGCTTGGGGTGCTCATCATCGTCCTGCGGCTGCTGACGGACGTGGTGTACACGCTCATCGACCCACGCATCGAGTTCGGGGGTGAGACCTGATGGCCGCCGAGTCCGGTGGGCTGCGCGAGCGGCTCTACCCGTTCGTCATCGGCGCCAACCGCACGTGGGGGCAGTTCACCGAGTCCCGCGTGGGCGTGGTTGGGCTGTTCATCCTCGCCGCCATCACGTTCGTGGCGGTGTTTGCGCCCTTCCTGGCGCCCCACCCACTCGAGTGGCAGGCGTTCGGCAACAACCCCACCTTCGAGCAGGCAGGTCAGTTACCCCACCCGCCGGCGTTCGGCGACCCCTTCTTCGCGCCGCTGGGCACCGACAGCCTGGGTCACGGTATCCTGACCCAGCTGATATACGGCTCCCGCACGGCGCTGTTCATCGGGCTCGCGGCCGGCATCCTCTCCTCGCTGGTGGGCGTGCCGCTCGGCATCATAAGCGGATACTACTCCAACACGTGGGTCGACGAGGGGATCCAGCGAGTCGTCGACGTGATGTACGGCCTCCCGTTCCTGCCGCTGGTCATCGTGCTGGTGTTCATCAACGGCGTGACCACGACCAACATCATTCTCGGTATCGTCGCGAAGTCCTGGCTCAACAACGCCATCGTCGTACGCGGGCAGGTGCTCTCGCTTTCCGAGCGCCCGTTCGTTGAGGCGGCGAAAGCCGGCGGTGCCAGCCACTTCCGCATCATGTGGCGACACATCCTCCCTAACGTCCTACCGCTGGGGTTCATCTACCTCGCACAGGACGCTGCCTTCGCCATCCTCATTCAGGCGAGCCTCGCCTTCCTGGGGCTGGCAGACTTCACGAAAGTGTCCTGGGGCACGATGCTCCAGTGGATTCAGGTGGAGGGCTACATCTACACGGCGCCGTGGTGGCTCATCCCACCGGGCATCATGATCGCCCTGCTGGCGGCGTCGTTCTACTTCATCGGCTACAGCCTTGAAGACGTAATGAACCCGGGTGGTAACTCATGAGCAGCACAACGACGCCGACGGCAGAGGAACCGAACGACGGGACGGTTCTCGAGGTTGAGAACCTCTCGATCACCTACCAGATGGACGACCAACCGGACGTCCATGCGGTCCAAAAGGTCAGCTTCGAGATCGAGGCAGGCACCACGTTCGGGCTGGTTGGCGAATCGGGCTGTGGGAAGACGAGTGCCGCACGCTCGCTCATCGGGCTGCTCGACGACAACGGCGAGGTGACGGCCGGTTCCATCTACAAGGACGGCCGCGACCTCACGGAGGTGAGCGACACCGAGCTCCAGAACGTTCGCTGGAACGAAATCGCGACCATCCCGCAGAACGTGATGAACGCGCTCAACCCCGTCGAGACTGTGGGATCACAGGTTCTTGGTGTCATCCAGCTCCACACGGACCGTTCCCTGGCAGAGGCCCGGGAACACGCCACGGAGCTGTTCGAGCAGGTCGGGCTCGACCCGGACCGGATGGAGGATTACCCACACGAGTTCTCGGGCGGGATGCTCCAGCGCGCCGTCATCGCGATGGCGATGTCATGTGACCCGGACCTCATCATCGCCGACGAGCCCACGACGGCGCTCGACGTGGTGGTGCAGGACGAGATCCTCTCGGAACTGGAGGCGCTGCAGGCCGAACTCGGCGTCGCAGTGCTGGTGATCAGTCACGACATCGGGGTAATGGCTGAGATCTGTGACGACGTGGGCGTGATGTACGCCGGCGAACTCATGGAGCTCGGCAGCGCCGAGGACGTGTTCGCGGACCCGTCGAACCCTTACACCCTAGGGTTAGCCAACTCTTTCCCTGATATCACCAACCCGGACCGCGAGCTGGTGGATATCCCCGGGACAGCACCGGAGCTCCGGGCCGAGCATCAGGGCTGCCCGTTTGTCGAACGCTGTCCGTTCGCGACTGAGGAGTGCGAGCAGTCCCGCCCGGAGCTTCAGCCCGTCCCAGGCCGGACCGAGCACCAGTCGCGGTGTCACTACGTCGACGAGGTCGACCGACTCCGCGAGGAGGCCGCCGACCCCGAAACGTGGGGCGGCACCGTCGGCGACGCCGGCGAAACAGTCGAACCAGGCGAGGAGGCAGTATTCGAGGCCGATGGCATTCGCAAATACTTCGACGCCGGCAGCGGGCTGGTCGACTCCCTACTGGGCCGTGAACCGAACCCGGTGAAGGCGGTCGACGGCGTCTCCTTCGACGTGCACGAGGGCGAGATATTTGGCATCGTCGGCGAGTCCGGCTGCGGGAAATCCACGCTGGGCCGGACGATGCTCAACCTCGATCCGGCGACGGAGGGAACCATCTCACTCAAGGGGACGCCCATCGACGATATCCCCAACGAGGAGTTCCGTCGAAGCGCCCAGATCATCTTCCAGAACCCCTTCGAGAGCCTCAACCCACGGCTGACGATTCAGCAGACCATCACCGAGCCGCTCGCGCTGCTGAACGACGACCTCAGCTACACGGAGCGGGTAGAGCTCGCCGAGCAGACACTGGAAGCGGTAGGGCTCTCCCCGGCGACGGAGTATCTGAACCGCTTCCCCGAGCGACTGAGCGGTGGCGAGCGCCAGCGCGTCTCCATCGCCCGTGCGCTGGTGGTCGACCCCAGCTTCCTGCTGGCCGACGAACCGGTGTCGATGCTCGACGTGAGCATCCGGGCAAGCGTGCTCAACATCCTGCGCCGCCTCCGTCGCGAACAGGGGCTCACCATCTCGATTATCAGCCACGACCTGAGTCTCATCCGCGCGGTCAGCGACCGGACCGCGGTGATGTATCTCGGTGAGTTCGTCGAGGTCGGCGACACCGACCGCATCGTCGAGGACCCGAAACACCCCTACACTGAGGCGCTGGTCGACTCGGTACCCGTACCGGACCCGACCCGAAAGCGGCAGCCGGTCGACATTAGCGGTGAACCGCCGTCGGCCCGGAACCCGCCCTCCGGTTGCCGGTTCCACACCCGGTGTCCTGCGATCATTCCACCCGAGGAGTTCGAGTTCGCGGACGGGCGGTTCCGCGAACTCATGGATCTGCGACATGCCATCGCGAACGACTCGCTCCGGGTGGAGCGGGCGCGCGAGCTGGCCGACGACTCGAACGACCCCGAATCAGTCGTGGCTACACTCAAGTCGCGGCGGTTCGACGGGGAGTTCGTCGACCCGGAGGTCGCGTCCATCGTCGATGACGGGCTGCTGGCGCTCGTGCGCGGGGAGCAGGAGACCGCAGCCGACCGGCTGGCTGATGCGTTCACGACGCCGTGTGAAATCGACGGGCCGGAGCTGGTCGAACTCGAGGACGGACGGCAGGTCGCCTGCCACCTCTACGACTGAGGTGACGGGCAGCGGTCTTTCGATTTAGTTCAGCGCCGAATAGCCGAGTACGCCGGCGATACCGATTAATCCCAGCCCGAGCGCGATGACCAGCAGCTGGTCGGTTACCGTCGAAAGCAGGCCAGAGAACGCGCCGAAGATGGCGAAGGAAAAGCCCAGCGCCGCGAGCAGTGCGGCGACGCTCAGCGTCAGCAAAAATAGTTTCTGGCCGCCGGCGGCGATGGCGCGACTCAGGGGGTTGGAGGCGTTGGCCGTCATTGGTTTATCACGTGGTGCGGTGGCACATAACGGTGTCGCACGCTGCGACCGAAACGAGGGAGCAACCGGGTCACTCGTCGCCCTGTGCGGTTGAACGGTACCGCTCAGTCGTCGCCCTGTGCGGTTGAACGGTACCGCTCAGTCGTCGCCCTGTGCGGTTGAACGGTACCGCTCAGTCGTCGTCTGCCGCGGCGCCCGGCGCATCCCCGATCAGTCCCTCGAGCTTCTCGAACTTGGGGGCTGGGTAGGTTTTCGGGCTCTGGGAGACGCCGTGACGGGCCCACGTTGCGGCCTGTTCCAGCGCGAGGCTCGCTGGGTCGAGGAACGGCACACCCACCCGCTCCTCGATCTCGTCGTTACGCTGAGCGAAGGAGAGACTCATACAGCCAGGGAACAGCGCCTCGGCCCCGTCTTCCTCGACCGCTGCCCGGCCCTCCGTGACCATGCGTTCGACCAGGTCGTCGTCGCAGTGGTCGATTTCTTCGACCGGTGCGTCGACCGAGCGTACGCTGACACACCGCTCCGAGAGGTGGTGTTCGTGGGCCTGTTCGTGGCTCATCGGCACCGTCTCCTCGAGGATGGTGAGCCAGGTGAAGCGGTCGGCCACCATCGCAGCCGTGTGGATGGTTGTCTCAGCGGGGCCGACCACGGGGATGTCGAGCAGCTCGCGCAACGCCCGAATGCCCGGGTCGCCGAAGCAGCCGATGACCAGCGCGTCGAACGCCGACTCAACCTCGTGGGCGGTCTGCATCGAACCGACGACACACCAGTACTCTTCGACCGCACTCTCGATGCTGGTCGGGCCGGGACCCTCGGCCTCGACCACTGTCACGTCGACGTGGCTGGGTGTGAGGTCGTTCGCGACACGCTCACGGCGTTGCTTCTCCTTTGTCGGGAGGCCAACTCCAGGGACGAGGTAACAAACGTCGACCATCAGGCCACCTCCATGGCGTCATCGACCAGCGAACGCGCCCGCTCGAGTTCGCCGACGACGGTGTTCTGCTCTCGTTTGAGCTGGGTCCCGACGAAGCGCGCCTCATCACCGTCGACGATCTCGAACTTGCGGGCCACCGAGTAGCGGGGGAATGGCTCACGGTTAGTCGCGGGGTCCTGCTCGAACTGGCCGCGTTCGACCAGATAGAGCCGTGTCAGCACGCGAGAGAGCGAGGTGATGGTCTCGTTGGCGGTCGCTCGGTCCAGCGTCCCGTTCTCCGCCGCAGTCTGGAACTCACTGAGTTCGGCCTCCAGCGCGACCAGCCGGTCGAGCGTCGGAGAGAAGTCGAACTGGTCGTCGGCGACCGCCGCGTAGCCCTCGACAGCCTCGCGAAGTTTTGCGGCCGTGCGGGCGTGATCAAACGGCAATACGTTCGCGTTCAGCACCCGGGCCACTGCTGTCACGTATACCCGGATGTCCCGCAGGAGTTCATCCTCGCCGGCTTTCTCGAGGGTATCCATCGAGACGTGCCACGCGTCGGAGTTGCCGCCGCAGCCGCCCACCCCGTGGTAGCCCCGGCGTTCGCGCTCCTCGGCGGGGATGTTCGAGGAGAGCATGAAGAAGCCGGTGATGCCGAGGTTGTCGAAAGAGTAATCCCCGGCACGGAACGGGAACTGCTCGGCGTAGGGTGCGCTCGTCACGTCGTCGATGGCGTCGCCGACCAGTTCGTGGGCCTCCGGACACCAGCAGGACATGTCGGTGTATTCGGTGGCGTCTTTCGCGCCCGGCGAGTCCATGTTGACTTGTGCAACGCAGTTGTTCGCCAACTCCTGGGCGAACTCGTCAGCGTACCACGTTGAGCCGGCGTACCGACCCGTGGAGTGGCCCGGCCACCACGCCACCCGGAGGTTCCGCTCCAGATTCTCGCTAAGTTCTTCGAACACCCGAGCGGACTCCAGCAATCCGGCGTCACCGGTCGCGTTATCGGTGATACCCACATACCACGAGTCGTAGTGACCGTGTAACAGGACGAAATCGTCGTTATCGGGATCTGCTTCGCCCTCGATTTCGGCCACGACGACCGGACACTCCATCCAGTCGGTCGTGAGGTCTGTCGAGAGCTCCAGTTCGAGCCCCTCGTCGCTCTCAGCCCACTCGATGAGCGTCTTGCCGTCGGGTTGATTCACGTTGGCGATGGGGACGTCGGGGATGTTGTCGCGCTCGTCGTAGCGCGGTGCGCCGCCCCAGATGGGTGTCGCGATTCCGTTGTGTGGCTCTCGGTCGTGCTCGTGGATAGCGATAACCCCGATGGCGCCTTTTTTCGCGAGTTTCCGGACCGCACGGATGGAGAGGCTGCCCGCTTTTGTGAGCGCGATTGTGCCCGTGATGTCACCAACGTCGTGGTAGGGCTCGCGAGGGTCGGGCTCGTCGTCATTGATTAGGTCGCCGCCGGCGGCGCCGACGTACTCGACAGCCCCGGAGACCGTTGTCGAAGCCGAAAAGGAGACGGTCTTGATCGGGCCCGGTTCGAACTCCTTGTTGCGTGTCTCAATGGTCGCGCCGTGGGGCTGGCTGATGTAGAGCTCCGGTTCGTGCCGGTCGTAGGAGACGCCGTTGGCCGCCAGCCGCTCACAGATGTAGTCGGCGGCGGCGACCTCGTCCTGGCTCCCGGAGACGCGGGTAAGCGTTGAGAATTCCTCGAGTAGCTCCCAGGGTTCGTCGAGCGATACCTCGTCTACGAGACGCCGCTCTGTATCGTCGAGGGCGTCCCTATTTGTAATTGGCTGACTCATGTGGCTCGCGTTCTACAGTTGGCTCCGCGGAGTATAAACATTGGCAACTATCAACACGGTATGTCTCCACAACCCATGGGTACAAGAGCACCGACACCAACCTCCCACCATGCGTGCGGCACACATCACCCAGTACGGCGACCCGGAGGAAGCGCTTGCACTCGTCCACGTCGAACGACCGGAACCTGGCCCGGGCGAGGTCAGGGTCGATGTGGAAGCGGTCGCGCTCAACCACCTCGACGTGTTTGCGCGGAAAGGCCATCCCGAAGACGAGGGGGCGTTCCCCAAACGCTCGGGCTGTGACATCGCAGGCGTCGTCGGGAGCGTCGGCGACGGCGCCGACACCGACTGGCTCGACGAAGCGGTAGTCGTCTATCCCGGCGTCTCCTGTGGTGACTGTGAGTTCTGCGAACGCGGCGAGCAGACCATGTGCCACGAGTACGAAATCATCGGAGAGGACCGCCCCGGCGGCCTCGCGGAGTCGGTCGTGGTGCCCGAAGCGTGTTTAGAACAGAAACCCGACTCACTGAACTTCGTCACCGCCGCCGCAGTACCAGTGACGTTCACGACCGCGTGGCGGATGATCGTCGGTGCCGGCCAACTACGGCCCGCCGAGAAAGCACTGATTCTGGGCGCCTCCGGCGGCGTCGGCAACGCAGCGCTCCAGATCGCCGAGCGACTCGGTGCGACCACGTACGCGACCACCTCTTCGGAGCGGAAGGCTGACCGGGTTCGTGAGTGGGCCGACGAGGTTATCGACTACACCGAGACGCCCCATGACGAGGCAGTACTGGCCCTGACCGACGGCCGCGGCGTCGACCTCGTGGCCGAACACGTCGGCGAGGAGACGTGGCAGGAGAGTATCGACAGCCTCGCAATGGGCGGCCGGATGGTGGTCTGTGGCGCCACCAGTGGCGCTGACCCCGACATCGATATCCGGTCGATCTACCAGCGTCACAGGCAGATTCGCGGGGCACCGATGGGGAATCGGGCGCAGTTCCGGGACGTGCTGTCACTGGTCGCCAGGGGAGAACTCGAGCCACAAATCGATCGGGTACTCCCGCTCGACCGGATTGCCGAGGGACACCGGGCGATCGAGGATCGTGCAGTGTTCGGGAAGGTCGTGTTACGCCCCTGACTACCCCGCAGATGACGACGTTCTGGAGCGAAGCTTTATCGTGTAGTATACAGCCATAGCTTACAGTGGTATAACTATGCGAACAGAACCCACACACCGACTCCTGTTGTACAGTATTGTGCTGGTTGTCACGTTGGCGGGGGCAGCAACGCCTATCGCCGCACAGGAGGGCAGCGCGCCCGCTGTGACACTCAGCGCCGCAGAGATACAGGTCGACGCCGGAGAGACCACTGAGGTGACCGCGAACTACGAGTTCACTGTCCAAGACCCCGGCAGTGGTGAGCAGGTGCTCTCGGCTATCTCCGGGACGATGTGGCTGTTCCCCGACCACGGGGTGAGCGACGTTTCAGCCACCGTCAACGGCGAGTCGGTCGAGCCGGCGGTCACGCGCGAAGACCGCTACATGGATGTCGCGCTCCCGGTCTCCGATGTGAGCGGGGGTGAGACGGTCGAAGCGACCGTTTCCTACAGCGTCACCAGCGCGCCCGGCAGCCTGAAGGCGCCGCTGTGGACCCCCCAGTTCCAGACCGCTGGGACCGACCGGGTCATCGAGATGACCGTGTCGCTGCCCGAGGGCTCGAACGTCCACGGGGCCGCGTTCCCCAAGGTCGACTCCCGTTCGGGAACAACGCTCTCCTACGACCTGCTCCACATGCCCGGCTTTGTGAGCGTGGAGTACGGACAGGGTGGCGGCGCGCTGCTGGATGTCGGCACCCTCTCGACACTGTTTGGCCTGCTACTCATCTTCGGCATTCTGGGCGGCTGGCTCGCGTGGCGTCGTCGTGCGGTGCGGGAAGGAGGTGATGCGAATGTCATTTAGTTCAGAAATCCTCACGTTCCTCGGCGTCTCGGCGGTGTACATCGGCTTCACATTCGTCTGGGCATGGTACAAGGGCAAGCAGGACGAGGCCGAAGCTGCCGGGCCGACAGACCCCGCCGCCGACGCCAACGGGGGTGAGCGCTGATGGCGCTTGTCCCCCTGCAGCTCGTCAACGTCGACCCGCTGTTCATCGGTATCGTCGTCGTCTACTTCGCGGTCGTACTCGGCATCGGCTACTACGGCTACAAGACCACGAAGACCGAGGAGGACTTCCTCGTCGCGGGCCGGAACGTCGGCCCGCTGGTCGGCGGGGCGACGCTGTCGGCGACACAGATGAGCGCCGGCACGCTGGTGGGGACGTTCGGGATCCACTACCTGCTGGGTTTCGGCTTCGTCTGGATTTGGCCCGGGCTCTGGGCAGGCTGGATTGTCTCGCTCGTCCTCGTGGCGCCGCAGATGCGCCGCTTCGGTCGGGTGACTGTGCCCGACTTCGTAGCTGAACGCTACGGCGATGACGGTCGTGACGGTGACTACAGCCGCGCTATCGGCGCCGTACTCATCGTGCTGGCTTACACCGTCTACCTCAGCGCACAGTTCACTGCCGGTGGGCTAGTGTTCCAGACGATTCTGGGTGTCGCGCCCGAAATCGGCATGTTCGTAATGGTGATGACTGCAGTGCTCTACACCTCCATCGGGGGAATGCGCGCGAGCATCCTGACCGACTTCGTGCAGGCGGTTGTGATGGTGGCGGCGGTGCTGGTGGCCATTCCGCTCTCGCTCCACTTCATCGGGGGCATCGGGATGATTAACTCTATCTTCCAGTCGTTCAACCCCTCCTTCGTCGGGCAGGCGCTTTCGACTGCAGATATTGTCGGCTTCATGGCGGCGTTCGGTTTCTCCATCGCCGCCGCACCCTACGAGATCACCCGTATCTACTCGATGAAAGACGAGAAGACGGTTCGGCAGGCCATCGGTATCACGCTCATCTTCCAGGCCATCATCGGCACCTCGGTGGCGGTGCTGGGCGTCTCGATGCGTGTGCTGTTCCCGAATCTGAGCACGCCGGACCTGGCGAGCGTCGTGATGAGTCTGAACGTGCTCGGGCCCATCCTGGGCGCGTTGCTCATCGCTGCGGTGTTCTCGGCCATCCTCTCGACGGTGGACTCCATCATGATTGTCTCGGGTGCGGGGCTGGCCCACGACATCTACGGGAAGCTCATCAACACAGAGGCGACCGAGCGCCAGAAGCTCTGGGCCAACCGCATTGCGGTGTTCGCGCTCGGGGTCCTCCCGTTTCTGCTCGCGCTCAACAGCGGGCTGCTGGGCGGGCTGGTCCAGCTCATCGTCATCCTGCAGGCATCGATGATGGGCGGGATGTTCTTCATGCCACTCGTGTTGGGCTTACACTGGAAACGCGCGAACACGTTGGGCGGGGTCTCCGGCATGGTCGGCGGCTTCTTCACCGTCCTGTTCTGGCATATCGGCACCAAAATATACTCCGTGGTGCCCGAGTCAATCACCACCGTAGTGACTGACCCAGTCATCCCCGGGGTCGCTGTCTCGCTGATTCTGGTGGTTGGTGTCTCGCTGGCGACGGGCAAGCCATCGAAGCGGACGCTCGCCCCATTCTTCGACGACGTGGCAGAAGAACGACCGGCCGGCCGCCGCGAGGCGTCACGAACCGACGGCGGTACAGAGGAGGACAATGAGTAGCCTCATCGCCCTCGCGGTGTACGCGACGCTCGTCCTCGTTTCGCTGGCGCTGGGCGTCTACTTGCTCACCACGAACCCGCCGAAGGACGAATCGTCGTTCCTCGGGCTGGGCGAAAAGAAACTGAGCGACGAGGAACTGGCCGAGGCGGACGGCTAGCGGGGTTTCAGGCCACGCGGCTCCCGTTTTTCACGACCGCTAGCGGCTCCTGTAGCGTGGCTGGGTTCTCGACCGGGTGGGCCGGGACAACCACGATGTCCGCGGGGCGTCCCTCGGCGATTCGGCCTGCAGCGCCCTCGATCCTGGCCGCGCGGGCCGCCTCGGTCGTGACCGCTCTGAGCGCGCGTTCGGGGCTTGCGCCAAGGTCCACGAGGTGTGTCACTTCCTTTGGCAAGCGACCGTGCATGCTGTCGGTCCCCAATGCGACGGGCACGTCGCGCTCGAGCAGTTCCTCCCAGACCTCACGCTCCTGCTCGCGGGCGGCTTCGACTTTCGCCATCACGGCTGCGTTGTCGGCGTCTCCACCTTCGATACCGTCGGGTTCGTGCAGGATGGTGAACGTCCCTACCACGTGACTCCCGCTCCTTTCGAGCCGGTCGATGAGGCCCGACGAGAGCGCGCCGGCGTGCTCGATGGTGTCGATTCCCGCTTCCACGGCCTGTCGGGCCCCCGGGCCACCGTGGGCATGTGCGGCCACGTGGACGCCCTGTCGGTGCGCTTCGCCGACGATTGCCGACACCTCTTCGTCTGTGTAGGGTGCCTGTGACAGCCCACCAGCCGTGCTGGAAACGCCGCCGGTGGCGAAGTACTTGATTTGGTGGGCGCCCGCGGCGACCAGTTCCCGCACCCGCTGTCGGATGGCTTCGGCGCCGTCAGTCGCTGTCAGCGCGTGGCCGTGCCCGTTCGTGGGGGTGAAGTGGCCGCCACAGGGCAGGATGTTCGGTCCCTCAAGCTCCCCTGTCTGCTCGGCCGCCTGCAGACGGAGGTCGAGTCGGTGTTCACAGCCCAGCAGCCGGATGGTGGTCGTGCCGGCCTGCAAATCACGCCGGAGGTTTCGCGTCGCGCGCACGGCCTGTGTTGTGGGGTCCTGACGCATCTGACCGAGTTGGTCGCCGTCACCCGGCCGGATGGGGCCGTGGGAATGGGCGTCGACCAGCCCGGGAAGCGCGTAGCCCTCGTATTGCTCGA is a window of halophilic archaeon DL31 DNA encoding:
- a CDS encoding amidohydrolase (PFAM: Amidohydrolase 1~KEGG: hla:Hlac_2646 amidohydrolase), encoding MYCLETRGVYQPDEEQFAPGVVCIEGGEIVGLYEEAPVDADSVEQYEGYALPGLVDAHSHGPIRPGDGDQLGQMRQDPTTQAVRATRNLRRDLQAGTTTIRLLGCEHRLDLRLQAAEQTGELEGPNILPCGGHFTPTNGHGHALTATDGAEAIRQRVRELVAAGAHQIKYFATGGVSSTAGGLSQAPYTDEEVSAIVGEAHRQGVHVAAHAHGGPGARQAVEAGIDTIEHAGALSSGLIDRLERSGSHVVGTFTILHEPDGIEGGDADNAAVMAKVEAAREQEREVWEELLERDVPVALGTDSMHGRLPKEVTHLVDLGASPERALRAVTTEAARAARIEGAAGRIAEGRPADIVVVPAHPVENPATLQEPLAVVKNGSRVA
- a CDS encoding SSS sodium solute transporter superfamily (KEGG: bld:BLi00728 OpuE~TIGRFAM: Sodium/solute symporter, subgroup~PFAM: Sodium/solute symporter), translating into MALVPLQLVNVDPLFIGIVVVYFAVVLGIGYYGYKTTKTEEDFLVAGRNVGPLVGGATLSATQMSAGTLVGTFGIHYLLGFGFVWIWPGLWAGWIVSLVLVAPQMRRFGRVTVPDFVAERYGDDGRDGDYSRAIGAVLIVLAYTVYLSAQFTAGGLVFQTILGVAPEIGMFVMVMTAVLYTSIGGMRASILTDFVQAVVMVAAVLVAIPLSLHFIGGIGMINSIFQSFNPSFVGQALSTADIVGFMAAFGFSIAAAPYEITRIYSMKDEKTVRQAIGITLIFQAIIGTSVAVLGVSMRVLFPNLSTPDLASVVMSLNVLGPILGALLIAAVFSAILSTVDSIMIVSGAGLAHDIYGKLINTEATERQKLWANRIAVFALGVLPFLLALNSGLLGGLVQLIVILQASMMGGMFFMPLVLGLHWKRANTLGGVSGMVGGFFTVLFWHIGTKIYSVVPESITTVVTDPVIPGVAVSLILVVGVSLATGKPSKRTLAPFFDDVAEERPAGRREASRTDGGTEEDNE
- a CDS encoding NADPH:quinone reductase (KEGG: sti:Sthe_2751 alcohol dehydrogenase GroES domain protein~PFAM: Alcohol dehydrogenase, zinc-binding; Alcohol dehydrogenase GroES-like); its protein translation is MRAAHITQYGDPEEALALVHVERPEPGPGEVRVDVEAVALNHLDVFARKGHPEDEGAFPKRSGCDIAGVVGSVGDGADTDWLDEAVVVYPGVSCGDCEFCERGEQTMCHEYEIIGEDRPGGLAESVVVPEACLEQKPDSLNFVTAAAVPVTFTTAWRMIVGAGQLRPAEKALILGASGGVGNAALQIAERLGATTYATTSSERKADRVREWADEVIDYTETPHDEAVLALTDGRGVDLVAEHVGEETWQESIDSLAMGGRMVVCGATSGADPDIDIRSIYQRHRQIRGAPMGNRAQFRDVLSLVARGELEPQIDRVLPLDRIAEGHRAIEDRAVFGKVVLRP